GCCCGATTCATTGAGCATCGTTTCGGTAGTTCTCTGGCAGCCCAGTTGTTGCGGTCGGCAGGACTGGTCGATAACGTTGACGATCAAAGCAAGGTTCAGTCGAAGGAGTCGGTCGGATTCGTCCAGGCCCTCTGGGAGCCGTCTGCGAAGGTCCGAATTCAACCGGGACTCCGGTTGACCTCTTTTGACGGAGCGGGTGCCGTACGTCTCGATCCGAGACTAAGCGTTAGTTACGCGGCGGCACCCTGGATTGTCCTGAAGATGGCAGCAGGGACTCAGGTTCAGTACTTGCACAGACTTCGCGATCGATACTCGTTTCTTTATGATCTCGTGTCCAGTCGATGGGTGCCGGTTGACCAGCAGGTCGGACCTTCGATGAGCCGGCAGGGAGCATTTGGAATAGAAGCCCGTGCCAGCAGTTCTCTCAAGGTTCTGGCGGATATCTATTACAGAACCAGCGACGATGTCCTTGTTCCACTCGACGAGCTTCAAACAAAGGAAGGTCTCGACGGGCCCGGAATCGGGGTTTCGGCCTTGCTCGGACAGTACACACGCGCAGCAACACGCAGTTATGGTTTCGAGCTCACAGGCGAGTGGGAAGTCGGATCATGGACGTCGATGCTGTCATATTCCGGTGGGAATTCGGAGAGCCGGGCACCGGAGATTGGAGAGACGGAATTCAGACCCAGTCGTTATCACGTGCCCCGTTCAGCGCGCGGTGTTGTGTCCCGGTCCGGGAGGAGGTGGTCGTACTCCGTTTCGGCGACCGCTCGGGCGGGTTATCCCGAGACGGTGCCGGTTGGCAAGTACGTGATAGGGAGCCCGGTCGAGGCTCCAACGCTCTATCTCCATCGACCCGTAGTCAACAACGGGCGGCTACCGGCATACATTCGAATCGACCTTCTCGGTGGATACAGATTTCGGTGGCTGAGCGCCGACTGGAAGGTTGGACTCCATCTCTATAATGTGACAAACAGGAGGAACGTACTGGGAAGGCAATACACGCTCACCGGCGACCGCGTGAAGATTGTGGATCGAGGAGGCTTGCCTATACTTCCATTGTTGGAGATTCAGATCGAACTGTGATACGCCGACGTTCATATCTCAGACTCGTCGCGGCGGCAGCACTCGTCGTCGGAATCGTGTCATGCGATTCGGTCCGGCCGGAGGAGACGGGTTCGTTGGCTGTGGAAGCCTACATGAACACGGGACTGCGGCCGGGGCCAGTCATTCTTCGGACCACACAGCCGCTCGACGCAGAAGGTGATCTTTTTGATGGGTCGTCTGCAACAGGAGGCGGGGTCGACCTGGTCATAAATGGAGTGACGGTTGAGTACGAAGAGGGCTCCCCGGGTCACTACTCGCCGCCTGACGAATACACAGATGCACTCGAAACCGGTGACCTCTTCGACGTCCATGTTCGCTGGGATGGCCGGACGGCGCGCGCATCCGGAATACTCCCTCCTCCGATTCGAATCGACAGCATCTCCGTCGTTGCGCCGGGTGAACCGGTGGAGGCCATTCTGATCGATTCATTACGGCTGGATAGCCTGGGCGTGGATGCAACGACAGGCTATATCTACCCGATCGAAACAACTGCGTGGTGGACTCAGGATCCGGCTTCGGGGCCGGATAGCTGGATTCAGGCGCAGCTTCGTCCCCGCAGTCAATTCAGCTCTGTCGTCGTTGATTTCTTTCTGTTGCCGGAGCAGGTTTTCGCGGAAGACGATGCGGGGAGTGGCGAGTTTGCTCCGATGAGCTGGACGGGTCTGTATGCCATTCCGGTTGACCGAGCCGACCAGTCGCTTCCAAGTCATGAGTTGCGAATAGCGGTAGTTCGGTCAAGCAAGGTGTATGCAGACTATGCGACAACCCAGTTCAATTCAGATGGTCGCGAACCTCCGTCAAACGTCGAGGGAGCACTTGGTATTGTTGTCGGGCTCTCGGTCGATTCCGTCGTCGTCCAGGTCGATCCTCTCGCCGCAAAGCAGCAGACATTTGCCATCAACAGATGATATACCGACTGGCCTGATCACCACGATTCGAGTCCAGAGAAAAGACCCGAGCCGGGTATCAATCTACATTGACGGGGAGTTCGCCTTCGGCTTGTATGCGGACATTGCGATGCAGTGTGGCTTGAGGAAGGACGTCGTCGCGGATCGTTCTTCGGTCGAGTCTGCTCTGCGCGCTGAGAGTGTTCGAAGAGCGTATAACGCCGCATTGAATCTCCTGTCATACCGAATGCGGACGGTCTCCGAGATCAGTCAGCGACTGAGTGACAAAGGTTTTGATGAAGAGACCGTCAGCGAAATACTGAGAAGGCTGGTGGAGAGAGGATATCTTGACGATCAAACATTTGCTCGCGAGTTCGCGACGTCGAGGGCGCGCGGTCGCGGCTTCGGGATTCACAGAATTCGGGGTGATCTGCGGAAGAAGGGCGTGGACCGGGAGATTGTCGATGATGTGATTGCAACACTGGACCCGGAGGTCGATTGGCTGGCGCTGGCCCGGCAGCAGGCAGAAAAGAGATGGCCAAGGCTCGGAACAACGGCTGATCCGCGCCGTCGCCAGAAGAAATTGTTCGACTTCCTCATTCGACGAGGATTTGACTTCGGAACGGCTCGGCAGGTGGTCGAGGAAATGGGAGAGTAGTTCAAGTGTCAGTTAAAGAGAACGATGCGTCCGCAAAGGCAGGCACGAAACCCGCGATGACGGTGGACGGCACAGAGTCGCTTGCAGTTTCGTCGAGCGAGGTGCGGACGAACGCCCCCCGATTCACGGCGGATCGGATTATCAGGATCGTGGTGGTGCTGGTTGGTGCTATCGCTTTCGCGGCGCTCGTGTGGTATTTCGCCAGACTGGTGACTTACCTCGTCGTCGGCATCGTCCTGGCCTACTCTCTCCGGCCGATTGCCGATCGAATCGAGGGTCTTGGTGTGGGTCGGATCACGTCAATTTTCTCTGCCTTTGTTGTGTTCATGGGACTATTGAGTTTGCTGGCCACCTATCTGGTGCCATTCGTCGCATCTCAAGTCAGGGAATTGTCGCAGCTTGTCTCCGTAGAAGAAGTCTCAAATATCGCCGCGACATTCGAAGACCGCATCGCGAGGGTCTTTCCAATACAGGAAGGTGCAGTCATCAGCGGTGTCACGCGAGTGTTTCAAACGCTTTTCCAGGAAGAGGGAATAACGAGCGTCATGGCCTCGCTCGTCGGACTGTTTACCAACATCTTCTATGCAGTCATCATCGTTCCTTTCATCAGCTTCTTCTTCCTGAAGGATGGGCCACGGATTCGCCAGGGCATTGTTCAATTCGTACCGAATCGCTTCTATGAGATTACTCTCACGATTATCGAGAAGGTGGAAACGAATATCGGAAGGTACCTGAAGGGTCTTGTTGTACAGTGCCTGTCAATCGCTACGGTGGCGTCGATCTTGTTGTACATCGTTGGTCTGGACTATGCACTGGCAGTCGGAATTTTCGCAGGCCTCGCAAACACAATTCCGTACTTCGGACCACTGATGGGCTTTCTTGCGGGTGTTGTTATCGGTGTTGTGCAGACAGGCGATTTCTCTCTGTTTCTTGGCGTTCTGGTTGCGATGTTCGTGACCCAGTTGGCCGACAATGTGTTCTTCCAGCCTTTCATCTTCTCACGAGTCGCCGAGGCGCATCCACTTATTATTCTGTTTGTGGTGCTTATTGGTGCACAGCTGGGTGGAATTGTAGGGATGCTACTCGCGATTCCTGTGACAACCACCCTTCGCGTCGTAGTGCAGCAAGTGGTGTGGAGCGCACGCAATTATCAGGTTCTCAAGACGACCTGACGAGCGCACACGTGGGGTAGGTTCGGGCTTTCTGGAAATTACAGCAGAGGATTGAAGTGGCAGGTCAAAGCGAGATTACAGTTTGTGCCGACGTCCGTGATGCAGTCGATTACATACGTGAACGCGAGTCGAGAACCCCTGAGGTTGCTCTGATACTGGGGTCGGGACTGGCTCATCTTGCCGCAACGCTGGAAGATGCAACGGTATTCGAGGATGAGGCCATCCCGGGGTACCCGCACGCGACGGTGGAGGGTCATACGGGCCGGCTGCTCGTAGGTCGGCTGGAAGGACGTATCGTAGCCATCGTCCAGGGTCGACTTCACTCGTATGAGGGTCATTCGGTCAGGACGACAGCCTTCCCGGTCCGGCTTCTGCACGGACTGGGAGTGAAGAGACTGGTGGTCACGAATGCGGCGGGGGGAATTAATCCCCTGTTGCATCCCGGTACAATCATGTTTATTGAGGATCACATCAATCTGGGTTTCGGAAGCCCGTTGACAGGTCCGAATATGGATGGGATGCCCCGCTTTACAGATATGTCTGAGCCCTACGACGTGAAATGGATTGCCGATATGGAGGCTTCCGCACTTCGTCTTGGGATTCCGACTTATCGAGGCGTTTACGTGTGGACCCCGGGTCCTTCGTACGAAACCAGTGCGGAGATCAAGTTCTTCGAAAAGATCGGTGGTGACGCGGTCGGCATGAGTACGGTGCCGGAGGTCATTCAGGCTCGATATCTGGGCATGCACGTACTTGGTATTTCGACGATCACGAACCGTGCGACCGGACTGTCCGACACGCCTCTGAATCATGAAGAAGTGCTGGAGGTGGGTAACGAGATACGGGCCGAGATGGAAATGCTGGTTCGAGAGGTGGTCAGGAGTCTGGAAACAGGAGATCAGACCTGATGAGACCGTACTTCGAAGGAACCGTATGGATACTGGTCGTGGTGTTGGCGGCTGCGTTTTCGACTGAGCCGCCGAACGAATCGAACGTCCATCTCTATGGTCGCCTGAACAAGTCTGTCGTCGCAGTTGGGGAGCCTTTTACGCTTCAGGTTGAAGCGTACGCACTGGTTGCGGGAGAAGACGAGGCGGAGGGATTTCGGCGTGCTTTCGATGGACTGGCAATGGCTCCCGCTCCCGGGGTATTGCGCGTCGTCCGAAGAGAAGAAACAGTCGTAAGCGTTGAAGTTGACAAAGACGGACAACACGTTGTCCGTGCGTCGCTACGGATTGTGTTTCGTGCCGGTGACGCTGGTTCTATCGTAATCCCAAGCCTGTTTGTTGACTGGAAGGGAAAGCGTCTTCGCCTTCCTTCACGCACCGTGGCTGCGTATCGCATAAGCGAAGCGTTTCATCGCGCTGCCAACGCGATCGTACCGGTCTTCGTCGAACGGAAGGATGAGACCAGACAGCTCACGTACAAGCGCACCGGATCGGCGTTCTTCATCCGGCATGATGCGCTTGTCACCAGCTACCATGTTGTGGCTGATGGTCGGCGGGTCAACGTCTTACTGCCCGACGGAAGTAGCCTCGAAAGCAAGCATATCTGGGGAATCGACCCGATTCGTGACGTTGTGGTTCTGCACGTAGACCCCGAGCGCGTGCGTGCTGCCGGGATTCGTCCGCTCGCACTGGCAGAGGATATATCCGGGATGGGCGCCCCGGAGTCTGCACAGGCGAAGGTCGTTCTTACAAACGGCTGGCCGGGAGGGGTGCGGCGCAGCACGGCGGGTGTCGCCTACAGCTCGGCCCGGCTAGGATTCGACCGGACTTGGATCAGCAGTAACGGCGTGCGGCCGGGCGACAGCGGCGGGCCTCTGATGAACGAGTTCGGTGAAGTGATCGGTGTAATTACACTGGGGACCAAGACTAGCGACGGGCCGGACGTGCTACAAGAGGACGTGTGCATAGCGAATGATCCCCGTCCGGCAATCGGCCAGATGAACCTGGCGCTCGGAACGCGATCGATGAGGTCAGTCTTTCGACAACCTGGTTTCAGGGAACGTCCGTACGTTCAGGCCTTCCGACTGCTTGCGATGATCTCCCTGCGCGAACGGTTCGATGAAAGTCTGAGAGAGGCGCTCGCCTCGTTCGAGTCTGCGGTGGAGCAACGAGAGGCAGATCCGGGTCTCCACTTCATGCGCGGCATTCTGTATCGAATGCTCGGAACCGATCAAGAGGCGAACACTTCTTTCTCGGAGGTGATCAAGCTTTTTGAAGGGTTCTTCCCCGCGTCATACTTGCTGGGTCTGGATCACCTGCAGAAGCGTGAATTCGCTGACGCCGCCGAGCATTTCGAGCGGACTCGACGCGAAGTCCCGTACAAACATCTCGCTGAATACGGTCTGGCACAATCCCGGATCGGGCTCCACCAATATGACGAGGCGCTGGTCTTGCTCGAGGAGGTGCTGGACTACGATCCCTATTTCGCACCCGCACTGTATGACCTGGCGCTGTGTCACATGGTATTCGGCAATTCGGCGGATGTGACGTTGGTTTCGGCTCGGCTTGGCCATGTTAGCAGGCTCTGGCAGAAGCAGCTGCACCGTATTGCGTCAAATCCGATCCTGCAACCTCGTTACTTGAAGCCGCTGCCGAGGGCAACACTCTCCTCCCAGGACAACATGAAGTAGAGCCCGCCCCACGTCTCGTTGTACTTTTGCACGATCATTTGCATATTGTGTGAAAATTCTCGAGTTGTTGTTTGCGGAGATTCACGGGCGACGCGTGTTGGGATCGCAAGCGGAAGTCAACAGGATGAGTGGTGACACCGAGCGGGGGAATCATGGCCACGATTCTCCGGACCTGAATGAGTCGACTCTCAGTCCGGGCGACGGCAGCGGCCCCGACCGGGGTCGTTATCGGGATGAAGTGTTCTCCAAGCGGGTCCCCGCTGGAAAGAGGACCTACTTTTTTGACGTCAAGACGACGCGATCCGGAGAGGACTTCTTCATAACAATCACGGAGAGCAAGCGAATCGAAGAGGGTCGATACGAGAAGCACAAGATATTTCTCTATAAAGAGGACTTCGGGAAATTCGTGTCGGCTATTCATGACACCATGCGGTTTGTGTGCAGTGAATGTCTGCCGGGCTACGAGTTTCGCGGCATGCCTGAAATACCTCCTGCCGCCGAGCAAGAGGACGCGCCTCGCGACTATACCGACGGAGAGTATTAGATCCCCCGCATTGTCGGCCGGTTGTCTGATCTTCCACACGACGCTTCCGAAGGTATCCGGCCATCCATCTGTTTCACCTCTGCGTAGTACCGATCCGTTCGTGCAGTGCAGTCGCCGTCCGACCCGGATTTGAAGCGAGTTGAGTACCCACCTTCGTTCGAGGTCGTCGCCCCGACGATTCAATGCGTAATTTGAGTCGTCCGACCTAACTCCGCCCATCGTGATTATGGCAACATCATCGTCGCCCATCGATAGGATTCGCCCGCAGGTACGCGCCGAGAAGCAGTACACCGTCAAGGCTCATCCCGGCATCAGCTGCAAACTCAACCAGAACGAAAGCCCGTTTGATGTTGATGACGATCTGAAACAGGAAATTCTAGACGAGATGCTATCGGTGCCGTTCAATCGGTACCCCGAAGATCAGCCGGCGCCACTGATTGAGGCCGTTGCATCATCTCTCGGTTGCAGCCCCGACTCGATTCTCGTTGGCAACGGGTCGAATGAACTGACGCATACGCTCGGCCTTTCGCTGATCGCCGGTGGGCAGAACGTCGTTCTCCCGAAGCCGATGTTCGCGTTGTTCGCAAGCGTCGTCAGACTTTTCGGCGGCCGTTTGACGTCGATTCCCCCTCGTGGCGACCTGTCGTTTGACACCGATGCGATTGTGGAAGCCATCCGCGAGGAGGATCCTGCTCTCACGGTAATTGCGACCCCGAACAATCCGACTGGTCTGGAAATGACCCGAGATGAGGTCGTCGCCATCCTCCGTGCGGCGCGCGGATTTGTTCTGGTGGACGAGGCGTACGTCGAGTTCGGTCGTGAACCGGATGCGTTGCCTCTTATTGAGGACTATCCAAACACGATCGTTATGCGAACCCTGTCCAAGGGAGTCGGGCTCGCCGGCCTGCGTGTCGGATTCCTGGTCGCTCACCCCGATGTAATCCGGGAGTTACTGAAGGCCAGGCTCCCCTTCATGATCGGCGAATTCGCGCAGAGAGCTGCGATCCGGTTGCTGCAGCGTCCAGATTACGTTCGCTCACGAGTGGCGGCAATGCAGCAGGGAACGCAGGCCCTTGGTCGTGCGCTCACCGAACTGGGAGTCGAGCACGTACCCTCTAGTGCCAATTTCATCATTTTCAAGTCACCGATCGGCTCGCGTGAACTGTTCGAGCGAGTAGCCGGCTCGGGCGTATTGATCCGTGACATGAGCGGTTATCCGGAACTGGAAGGTTATGTCCGGGTGTGTGTGGGCACTGCGGATGAGAACAAGGCCTTTTTGACCGCGTTGAAAACGGCGCTATGTTAGTCCAGGGCCCGTACCCGCCGCCTCATCGAACGAAATCGGGAGTTCCACAGGTTTAATGGATTTCATTCAAGTCGACATTATCGGTCTCTCCACAAGTCCCTCGAGCGGTGGCGCTTATGCCCTGGTTCTTGGCGAAATCGAGGGAAACCGACGTCTTCCGATCATCATCGGGGCGTTCGAGGCCCAGGCGATTGCACTCGAACTCGAGAAGATCCAACCCCCCCGCCCGATGACCCACGACCTGCTGAGAGACCTGTTCGAGTCGGTAGGAGCACAGGTCCTCGATGTCGTGATCGACGAGCTTCGAGAGGGCACCTTCTTCGCGAAGGTGCGATACATACACGAAGGCGAAGAGGACCAGCTCGACGCGCGTCCTAGCGATGCCGTCGCACTTGCGGTTCGTGTCGATGCACCCATCTACGTCGCGCCGAGCGTGTTGGAAGAGGCCGGAATACCGTCCGATGAGGAAGGCGTCTCCGTGTCCGAGGAGGAGCTCGAGGAAGATGAGCCGGCCGTTCCGGTCTCGCCCATTGAGCGACTGAAGGAACAGCTCTCGAAAGCAATACAGGATGAGGACTACGAGCGGGCAGCGCAGCTTCGCGATGATATCGAGCGCCACGACGGCGACAAAAGCTGAGTCCCGAGAGGACTATCGGAGACACGGGATCCGTTCGCACGACGTGACTACGCATGGCGCCCTCGTACCGTTGATGACGGATACAGCAAGACTTCAAGTACGGTACGAATGAATCCCAACGCCCCTCTGACTCTAACGTCACGCCGGCTTCCGTTCAGTACACTTCCTGGCTTCAACCGTCTGTTCACCGACTATTGCGAAGAGTTCGATCGGGTCTCCCGTTACTTCGCGGTCGACTATCGTGACCCAGTACGCTTGCAGGCTCACTGCGACCGCGTTCTCTCGATCGAACGCGACCGGGACCTCCTGGTGAACGTGCTCCTGGAGCAGAATGAGCAGTGGGGCCTTGACGAAGCCACGCGCCTGAACATCGAAAGCCTTGCAAATCAAGATTCGGTCGCAGTTGTTACCGGCCAGCAGGTCGGCCTCTTCGGCGGACCACTTTACACGATCTACAAGACAGCCACGGCGGTCAAGCTTGCTGCGGAGTTGTCAACCGCGGGCCGGTCGGTGGTCCCGGTCTTCT
The DNA window shown above is from Rhodothermales bacterium and carries:
- a CDS encoding bifunctional nuclease family protein; protein product: MDFIQVDIIGLSTSPSSGGAYALVLGEIEGNRRLPIIIGAFEAQAIALELEKIQPPRPMTHDLLRDLFESVGAQVLDVVIDELREGTFFAKVRYIHEGEEDQLDARPSDAVALAVRVDAPIYVAPSVLEEAGIPSDEEGVSVSEEELEEDEPAVPVSPIERLKEQLSKAIQDEDYERAAQLRDDIERHDGDKS
- a CDS encoding DUF3276 family protein, with the protein product MSGDTERGNHGHDSPDLNESTLSPGDGSGPDRGRYRDEVFSKRVPAGKRTYFFDVKTTRSGEDFFITITESKRIEEGRYEKHKIFLYKEDFGKFVSAIHDTMRFVCSECLPGYEFRGMPEIPPAAEQEDAPRDYTDGEY
- a CDS encoding tetratricopeptide repeat protein, translated to MRPYFEGTVWILVVVLAAAFSTEPPNESNVHLYGRLNKSVVAVGEPFTLQVEAYALVAGEDEAEGFRRAFDGLAMAPAPGVLRVVRREETVVSVEVDKDGQHVVRASLRIVFRAGDAGSIVIPSLFVDWKGKRLRLPSRTVAAYRISEAFHRAANAIVPVFVERKDETRQLTYKRTGSAFFIRHDALVTSYHVVADGRRVNVLLPDGSSLESKHIWGIDPIRDVVVLHVDPERVRAAGIRPLALAEDISGMGAPESAQAKVVLTNGWPGGVRRSTAGVAYSSARLGFDRTWISSNGVRPGDSGGPLMNEFGEVIGVITLGTKTSDGPDVLQEDVCIANDPRPAIGQMNLALGTRSMRSVFRQPGFRERPYVQAFRLLAMISLRERFDESLREALASFESAVEQREADPGLHFMRGILYRMLGTDQEANTSFSEVIKLFEGFFPASYLLGLDHLQKREFADAAEHFERTRREVPYKHLAEYGLAQSRIGLHQYDEALVLLEEVLDYDPYFAPALYDLALCHMVFGNSADVTLVSARLGHVSRLWQKQLHRIASNPILQPRYLKPLPRATLSSQDNMK
- a CDS encoding DUF4249 family protein, with the protein product MIRRRSYLRLVAAAALVVGIVSCDSVRPEETGSLAVEAYMNTGLRPGPVILRTTQPLDAEGDLFDGSSATGGGVDLVINGVTVEYEEGSPGHYSPPDEYTDALETGDLFDVHVRWDGRTARASGILPPPIRIDSISVVAPGEPVEAILIDSLRLDSLGVDATTGYIYPIETTAWWTQDPASGPDSWIQAQLRPRSQFSSVVVDFFLLPEQVFAEDDAGSGEFAPMSWTGLYAIPVDRADQSLPSHELRIAVVRSSKVYADYATTQFNSDGREPPSNVEGALGIVVGLSVDSVVVQVDPLAAKQQTFAINR
- the hisC gene encoding histidinol-phosphate transaminase, whose translation is MATSSSPIDRIRPQVRAEKQYTVKAHPGISCKLNQNESPFDVDDDLKQEILDEMLSVPFNRYPEDQPAPLIEAVASSLGCSPDSILVGNGSNELTHTLGLSLIAGGQNVVLPKPMFALFASVVRLFGGRLTSIPPRGDLSFDTDAIVEAIREEDPALTVIATPNNPTGLEMTRDEVVAILRAARGFVLVDEAYVEFGREPDALPLIEDYPNTIVMRTLSKGVGLAGLRVGFLVAHPDVIRELLKARLPFMIGEFAQRAAIRLLQRPDYVRSRVAAMQQGTQALGRALTELGVEHVPSSANFIIFKSPIGSRELFERVAGSGVLIRDMSGYPELEGYVRVCVGTADENKAFLTALKTALC
- a CDS encoding purine-nucleoside phosphorylase, yielding MTVCADVRDAVDYIRERESRTPEVALILGSGLAHLAATLEDATVFEDEAIPGYPHATVEGHTGRLLVGRLEGRIVAIVQGRLHSYEGHSVRTTAFPVRLLHGLGVKRLVVTNAAGGINPLLHPGTIMFIEDHINLGFGSPLTGPNMDGMPRFTDMSEPYDVKWIADMEASALRLGIPTYRGVYVWTPGPSYETSAEIKFFEKIGGDAVGMSTVPEVIQARYLGMHVLGISTITNRATGLSDTPLNHEEVLEVGNEIRAEMEMLVREVVRSLETGDQT
- a CDS encoding AI-2E family transporter, which gives rise to MSVKENDASAKAGTKPAMTVDGTESLAVSSSEVRTNAPRFTADRIIRIVVVLVGAIAFAALVWYFARLVTYLVVGIVLAYSLRPIADRIEGLGVGRITSIFSAFVVFMGLLSLLATYLVPFVASQVRELSQLVSVEEVSNIAATFEDRIARVFPIQEGAVISGVTRVFQTLFQEEGITSVMASLVGLFTNIFYAVIIVPFISFFFLKDGPRIRQGIVQFVPNRFYEITLTIIEKVETNIGRYLKGLVVQCLSIATVASILLYIVGLDYALAVGIFAGLANTIPYFGPLMGFLAGVVIGVVQTGDFSLFLGVLVAMFVTQLADNVFFQPFIFSRVAEAHPLIILFVVLIGAQLGGIVGMLLAIPVTTTLRVVVQQVVWSARNYQVLKTT